A window from Kluyveromyces lactis strain NRRL Y-1140 chromosome E complete sequence encodes these proteins:
- a CDS encoding ubiquitin-specific protease UBP13 (similar to uniprot|P39967 Saccharomyces cerevisiae YER098W UBP9 Ubiquitin-specific protease that cleaves ubiquitin-protein fusions), with translation MSSLKKWLGFQQSSTRKTSSSDKRSSSSSSAELATATPPIIIEPTRNHNGSSLVHNDDSERNTEPIAITNGSHDSTSDISHDPLHTEVFEYMPSYTIPNTITADLPFGSGSTKVFGYENFGNTCYCNSVLQCLYNLTEFRTEILKYPSRDGLLRRRRKSSVVGVKPRVFTEASFTSQPQPAQHTNKHVNGSGCSPGGHNPAANTDGISSAENSRRGSLKFFKNSSDANTNNALPPSSPGSSQAKPPPRPVHTVVMPSDPISEKLHENYTKIIVGRTQGTSFQSGNPEVQCSANSLPPSSSSSSSPNALAVPQPVPHSNSHLKAPSIEQRKKAALVNGPVVNVDTSLADYLPKGTKPTLYSGLKDIFECIAENESAIGVVSPSNFVNILKQENILFSSSMHQDAHEFLNYLLNELSDTLKRDMELDTDKLESKPTFIEDLFKGSLCNSTKCFTCDTITARDEPFLDFPIEIQEDEEIKIQDILNNYKHRELLTGANKFYCDKCCGLQEAERTVGLKSLPKTLAIHLKRFKYSEARNCNAKLFNRIHYPLDLRVCSSFDSAVCKDYELNGIVIHMGGGPHHGHYVAICKNDLFGWLLFDDETVESINEETVLKFIGDANELTTAYVLIYKESSVSSIDSSSFEKNIEQLLKEDEMYRRRYSIATNESVLEGVPEEGNNEDSRRHKTKSKLFSFKRNAKA, from the coding sequence ATGTCGTCCCTTAAGAAATGGTTGGgatttcaacaaagttCGACTCGGAAGACAAGTTCGAGCGATAAACGCAGCTCTAGCAGTTCTAGTGCCGAGCTGGCAACTGCTACGCCTCCTATTATAATTGAGCCAACTCGTAACCATAATGGGTCCAGTCTGGTTCACAATGACGATTCAGAACGAAATACGGAACCCATTGCTATCACCAATGGGAGTCACGATAGCACAAGTGATATCAGTCACGACCCCTTACACACGGAAGTATTTGAATACATGCCATCTTATACTATACCGAATACCATTACTGCCGACCTACCCTTCGGGAGTGGATCGACCAAGGTCTTTGGATATGAGAACTTCGGAAACACTTGCTATTGCAATTCGGTTCTTCAATGTCTCTACAATCTAACCGAGTTTAGGACAGAAATTCTTAAGTATCCTTCGAGAGATGGATTACTCAGAAGGAGACGGAAATCAAGCGTTGTTGGCGTGAAGCCTAGAGTTTTCACCGAGGCAAGTTTCACGTCACAGCCTCAACCCGCACAGCATACTAATAAGCACGTCAATGGCAGTGGTTGTAGCCCAGGTGGTCACAACCCCGCCGCCAACACGGATGGGATTTCTAGTGCAGAGAATAGTAGACGTGGCTCCCTGAAATTTTTTAAAAATTCATCGGATGCAAATACTAATAACGCGTTACCTCCCAGTTCTCCAGGATCTTCGCAGGCAAAGCCACCACCTCGGCCGGTACACACAGTTGTGATGCCCTCTGACCCAATTTCCGAAAAATTGCATGAAAATTATACCAAGATTATAGTCGGAAGAACTCAGGGTACATCATTCCAATCGGGGAATCCGGAAGTGCAATGCAGCGCAAATTCTTTGCCACCATCAAgttcgtcttcatcttctccCAATGCACTGGCCGTGCCTCAGCCGGTACCACATTCAAATTCACACTTAAAAGCACCCTCCATTgaacaaaggaaaaaggCGGCGCTAGTCAACGGACCGGTTGTAAACGTCGATACCAGCTTAGCGGATTATCTGCCGAAAGGTACAAAACCTACATTGTATTCGGGTCTAAAAGATATTTTCGAATGTATTGCTGAAAATGAATCAGCAATAGGTGTTGTATCTCCTTCGAACTTTGTCaatatattgaaacaagagAATATCTTGTTTAGTTCTTCGATGCATCAGGACGCACATGAATTTTTAAATTATTTATTGAACGAATTAAGTGATACTTTAAAAAGAGATATGGAACTGGATACTGATAAACTTGAATCAAAACCGACATTTATCGAGGATCTGTTCAAAGGGTCATTATGCAATAGTACTAAATGTTTTACTTGCGATACTATCACTGCAAGAGATGAACCATTTTTAGATTTTCCTATTGAGATTCAGGAAGAcgaagaaatcaaaattcAAGACATTTTAAACAACTACAAACATCGCGAGTTATTAACTGGTGCCAATAAATTTTACTGCGATAAATGTTGTGGCTTACAAGAAGCTGAGCGTACTGTGGGATTGAAGTCTTTACCAAAAACTTTGGCTATTCATTTGAAAAGGTTCAAATATTCAGAAGCACGAAATTGTAATGccaaacttttcaacagaATTCACTATCCACTGGATCTCAGAGTATGTTCAAGCTTTGATAGCGCCGTATGTAAAGATTACGAACTCAACGGAATAGTCATCCACATGGGAGGAGGCCCTCACCATGGGCATTATGTTGCTATTTGCAAAAATGATCTATTCGGTTGGTTGTTGTTTGATGATGAGACTGTAGAGTCCATCAACGAGGAAACAGTTTTAAAATTCATTGGTGACGCTAACGAACTCACTACGGCATATGTCCTAATCTATAAGGAATCTTCAGTCTCTAGCATAGATTCCTCGagctttgaaaagaacattgaGCAATTGttaaaagaagatgaaatgtatagaagaagatattcCATTGCCACCAATGAAAGTGTTTTAGAAGGCGTTCCTGAAGAAGGGAACAATGAGGATTCCAGGCGTCACAAAACAAAATCTAaacttttcagtttcaaacGGAACGCCAAAGCATAA
- a CDS encoding ribose-phosphate diphosphokinase (highly similar to uniprot|P38620 Saccharomyces cerevisiae YER099C PRS2 5-phospho-ribosyl-1(alpha)-pyrophosphate synthetase involved in nucleotide histidine and tryptophan biosynthesis one of a five related enzymes which are active as heteromultimeric complexes) has protein sequence METSKRMSTNSIKLLAGNSHPELAQNIARTLGLRLSNIGVYQYSNQETSVTIGESIRDEDVYIIQTGTGEQEINDFLMELLIIIHACRTASARRITAVIPNFPYARQDKKDKSRAPITAKLVAQMLETAGCDHVITMDLHASQIQGFFHIPVDNLYAEPSVLKYIQHKTDIGNAILVSPDAGGAKRVASLADKLDLNFALIHKERQKANEVSRMVLVGDVTGKSCLLIDDMADTCGTLVKASDTLLEHGAKEVLAIVTHGIFSGSAEQKLKNSKLSRIVCTNTVPVDLDVNILDQIDISPTLAEAIRRLHNGESVSYLFTHAAI, from the coding sequence ATGGAAACGAGTAAAAGAATGAGTACCAATAGCATCAAATTATTGGCTGGTAACTCTCATCCCGAGCTAGCTCAGAATATTGCTAGAACCCTTGGGTTGCGCTTGTCCAACATCGGAGTTTACCAGTACTCTAATCAGGAAACTTCTGTCACTATCGGGGAGAGTATACGTGATGAGGACGTGTACATTATTCAAACTGGTACAGGGGAGCAAGAGATTAACGATTTCTTGATGGAATTATTGATTATAATTCATGCATGCAGAACAGCTTCTGCTAGAAGAATCACTGCCGTGATTCCGAATTTTCCATATGCAAGACAGGATAAAAAGGATAAATCTCGTGCTCCAATCACAGCGAAATTAGTAGCACAGATGTTGGAAACTGCTGGATGTGATCACGTCATCACTATGGACCTACATGCTTCTCAAATTCAAGGTTTCTTCCATATTCCTGTGGATAATCTTTACGCCGAACCAAGTGTTCTAAAATATATTCAACATAAAACTGACATCGGTAATGCGATCCTTGTATCGCCTGATGCCGGCGGTGCTAAGAGAGTTGCTTCTCTGGCAGATAAGCTAGATTTGAACTTCGCGTTAATCCATAAGGAAAGACAAAAGGCTAACGAGGTTTCTCGTATGGTGCTTGTGGGTGATGTTACAGGGAAGTCATGTCTATTGATCGATGACATGGCTGATACATGTGGTACCTTGGTTAAGGCGTCAGATACACTATTAGAGCATGGTGCTAAGGAGGTATTGGCCATTGTCACTCATGGTATCTTCTCTGGATCTGCAGAacagaaattgaagaatagTAAACTATCAAGGATCGTGTGCACTAATACAGTTCCTGTCGACTTGGACGTTAATATTCTGGACCAAATTGATATCAGCCCTACCCTAGCGGAGGCGATCAGAAGATTGCATAATGGGGAAAGTGTGTCATATCTATTTACACATGCGGCTATATAG